The Lepus europaeus isolate LE1 chromosome 21, mLepTim1.pri, whole genome shotgun sequence genome has a window encoding:
- the GREP1 gene encoding glycine-rich extracellular protein 1, giving the protein MGSWALPTALFLLFLVPERSLQGGLPPLPPGLGKGLGNGNGLGAQPGPPAPNGYTPGIGGGVKPQKPGYGNGMGAGAFPGLGAQPGFGNGNEMGAGAFPGVLAQPGLAGGAKPQKPGYSNGNGLGAQPSGGGQVRGFGNGNGLAARTFPGAGAQPGPAIPNGYGPGYGGVAKPQKPGPPTENGYGAGLAQGGFGAGFGGGRKPQKPGFGNGLGAGAFPGAGAQPGYGNGRGAQPGYVGGLKAQKTDIGEGGKPPKPVYPNGLGVGAFPGAAAQPGLGGAGKSPKPGHLLPGNGLGLPPGLGAGVKPPKAGHRNGNGLLAQPGPCRPPTPGVPADQAGGWRLKPQPPSPAQNGEFPAPTQAIQWGPKAHKAGYQPVRGYRPATELGFGGGLKLQTVGFGYRNGILGAGPFPEAQPQPGFPGTDGFGNGYGEEAPVYPEVAAAAPEGEAEAGALLDSPWPAAQPWRGSRLKPGYAYAGLRSRPGLYGQLRPKLGPGPLGAPDVKTGSHGQRGSDYGGDR; this is encoded by the exons ATGGGCTCCTGGGCACTCCCCAcagctctcttcctcctcttcttggtCCCTGAGAGGAGCCTGCAAGGGG ggctgcccccatTGCCTCCTGGCCTTGGAAAAG GACTCGGGAACGGAAATGGGCTGGGCGCCCAGCCAG gcCCTCCAGCTCCCAATGGCTACACACCAG GCATCGGAGGGGGTGTGAAACCGCAGAAGCCAG GATATGGAAATGGAATGGGAGCAGGAGccttcccagggctgggggcacagccag ggtttggcAATGGCAATGAGATGGGAGCTGGAGCCTTCCCGGgagtcctggcccagccag GCTTGGCAGGGGGCGCAAAGCCTCAGAAACCAG GATACAGCAATGGAAATGGTCTGGGGGCCCAGCCAAGTGGAGGCGGCCAAGTGAGAG GGTTTGGGAATGGGAATGGACTGGCAGCCAGGACcttcccaggagctggagcccagccAG GCCCTGCAATTCCCAACGGCTACGGACCAg GCTATGGAGGGGTGGCGAAGCCCCAGAAGCCAG gacCCCCAACTGAGAATGGCTACGGAGCAG gcctggcccagggaggATTTGGAGCAG GCTTTGGAGGGGGCAGGAAGCCTCAGAAGCCAG gaTTTGGGAACGGCCTAGGAGCTGGGGCTTTTCCAGGGGCGGGAGCCCAGCCAG GCTACGGGAATGGACGGGGAGCCCAGCCAG GCTATGTAGGGGGCCTGAAGGCCCAGAAGACAG ACATAGGAGAAGGCGGAAAACCTCCCAAGCCAG TGTACCCAAATGGACTGGGAGTTGGAGCCTTCCCAGGCGCGGCTGCCCAGCCAG gcCTGGGTGGGGCCGGGAAATCTCCAAAGCCAG GACACCTGCTGCCAGGGAACGGGCTGGGGCTCCCACCAG gcCTGGGAGCAGGCGTGAAACCTCCAAAGGCAG GGCACCGCAATGGCAATGGGCTGCTGGCTCAGCCAG GTCCCTGCAGGCCTCCCACGCCAGGGGTCCCTGCGGACCAAGCAGGAGGCTGGCGTCTGAAGCCCCAGCCCCCGTCCCCGGCACAGAACGGCGAGTTCCCAG caccCACCCAGGCCATCCAGTGGGGACCGAAGGCTCACAAAGCAG GGTACCAACCTGTGCGTGGTTACAGACCAGCAACAGAACTGG gctttgGTGGTGGCCTCAAGCTGCAGACAGTCG GTTTTGGTTACAGGAATGGCATTCTGGGAGCTGGACCCTTCCCCGAGGCCCAGCCGCAGCCAG GGTTCCCGGGGACCGACGGCTTTGGGAACG GGTACGGCGAGGAGGCCCCTGTGTACCCCgaagtggcagcagcagcccctgaAGGAGAGG CTGAGGCCGGAGCCCTTCTCGACTCTCCCTGGCCCGccgcccagccctggaggggcaGCCGCCTGAAGCCAGGATATGCGTACGCAGGGCTCAGGAGCCGGCCGG GGCTCTACGGGCagctgaggccaaagctgggccctGGGCCACTGG GGGCCCCTGACGTGAAGACAGGCAGCCATGGCCAGCGAGGAAGCGATTATGGag GGGACCGCTGA